ACCAGTTGAGGACGTCCACCAACATCGGGAACGCGTCCCGCGATTGGCTCACCGCCCGCCGCCCCTCGGGTGCGGCGACGAGGTTGGAGATCACCGAAAGCACCCGCTCGCTCACCTCCATGTCGCTGACCGCCGCCAGGAGGCAGGGGATGATGTCGGCGTCGATGAGGTAGGGGGTGTTGGCGGTGGCAATGGAGAGGTTGAAGAGCGCCCGGAGTGCGTCATGCCTCGCCTGAGAGGAGCCTCCACCCCCGGCGTTGGCGCTAGGGTTCTTGAAAGCCCTCACGAGGAATGGTATCGCGCCGGAGGAGCCAATGATCGGCTTGTTGGAATCCAGAGCGCTGAGGCCAAGGAAATTCGCGACGATCGCTTCGGACACCGACGGGGAGCTCCCCGATTCGATCAGGCTCAGCATTTTGTGCACAGCTCCGAACTTCACTACAGCGGCCTTGTTCCTGAAATCAAAACCTCTAATCAGAAACGACGAGCTTATagaatcccgatcggagaaggaAACGAGAGCGCTTACGAGTCATTTCCGATCCCCAGATTAAGAAGGGCGTAGAGCGCCGAGATCTGGAAGCCAATATCCGGGGAATCGAGCATTCCCACCAGGGGAGGGATGGCGCCAAGCATCGCCAGCGTCTTCCTCGCCTCCGCGTCGTCCTTGGCGAGCCGCCGCACCTCCGCCGCGGCCTCCTTTCTTCGATCCCCTCCCACATTGTCCCCGCCGCCGAACTGGAGCCTCCCCACCACGCGCTGGAGCTCCTCGAAGACCACGATCCTCCGCCTCGTCTCCGCCTCCACCTCGTCGGAGCCGGCCACCGAGACCTCCGCTCGCAGCAGCTCCGCTAGCCGCTCCGACCGGTTCCTCGGCCGCTGCTTCGGCGACCCGAAGGTGGCGCCTCCCTTCCGCCGGTGCGTGGAGACGCCGCATATCATGGCCTCCAGCAGCTTCCGGCGGGACACGGCCGCAGAGAAGACCGCCCACAGGCGGAATCCTCCGGCCGCGGCCAGGGATCCGGCGTCGCCTCGCTCGCATTTGGCCATCTCAGAGCTCCCCTTGGGAGTCACATCGACGGCAGTCGAAAGACGTCTCTCTCCACTCCCTCCCTCTATCCAGCTAATATACTATGCcgcgactctcgaagcctctttctctatcttcttcttcccttAATACGACACCGAAGGGCTCTCTCCAAGTAATAATTAGACCTCTCTTTGTCGGTTTAATTTAGGATCTTGCTAAATTATTATTTAAGTTTGTATGTAAGCATGGATTTGTTTGTTAATTTATCAGTTAATCTTTGTTTGAAGCGGTTAATCTTTATTTGTGGATGACTTTTTTTGAATAACGGTTTTGATAAGAGGAGTGATATTGGTACTCTTCGACTTTTTAACCTTTTGTATACTGGAGGGACGGACGTATTGATTTGTCGGAGCTTTAGTGAACGATGGGTGGAAAATATCAATTGCCTTTTTAAAATAGGCTGCTTTAGTGAAATAATTTTTAGGGCGTCGATATGGATTAAATTACATGAATGCCAATTCTCCTCTACGACCGAGCGTGGAGCGTAGTTATGAGTTGGGTTTACGAGATTCCATCACCGTTAGTCGCCATGCTGAAGCTTTAACTGCGCGGGAGAAGCGGGAGCGGGTGAGGAGGTCCATTCATTGGCTATGATTGCTTTTCTCGGTACGAATGTAGGGTTATGGCGCGATTCTTGtgagaaaggattaaagatggaGGCAAAGTTCTGCATCCCTCCTTGGGCAGCATTGTAACAGCTCTTGAAACATGTCCAGCGTATCATAATActgattttcaaataaaattttattacgatattctataaataatattttattataaaaatatttaaaatattacacacctaatttttttatatattttattattatttttttataaaaaatattttattatattttaatttttcattctTCTTTTCTTCGTGACTCCTCCTCGCCGTCGCTTCCCCCCGTCCGTCTTCTCCTGCCGATCGAGACTGTCGCTCGCCGTCCCTTTGCACCGATCGAGTCCGCCCCATTGTCGCTCTCCTCCTCCTGCCTATCTACCCCCATCAATCGAGCTTGTCGCTTGCTTACCTCCTTTCTCTTTTCACTGCCCGCCTCGCCCTGCCTGTCGCCACCTGCCTCCTCCTGCCTGTCTCCCCCAGTCAATCGAGCCCGTCGATTGCTAACCCCCTTTTTCTTTCCGCTGCCCGCCTCTCCCCCGCCGCCC
The DNA window shown above is from Elaeis guineensis isolate ETL-2024a chromosome 8, EG11, whole genome shotgun sequence and carries:
- the LOC105050717 gene encoding U-box domain-containing protein 4 isoform X1, translating into MAKCERGDAGSLAAAGGFRLWAVFSAAVSRRKLLEAMICGVSTHRRKGGATFGSPKQRPRNRSERLAELLRAEVSVAGSDEVEAETRRRIVVFEELQRVVGRLQFGGGDNVGGDRRKEAAAEVRRLAKDDAEARKTLAMLGAIPPLVGMLDSPDIGFQISALYALLNLGIGNDSNKAAVVKFGAVHKMLSLIESGSSPSVSEAIVANFLGLSALDSNKPIIGSSGAIPFLVRAFKNPSANAGGGGSSQARHDALRALFNLSIATANTPYLIDADIIPCLLAAVSDMEVSERVLSVISNLVAAPEGRRAVSQSRDAFPMLVDVLNWSDAPGCQEKAAYVLMVMAHKAYGDWAAMIEAGIMSSLLELTLLGSPLAQKRASRILEILRVDKGKQVSEGFGEGGGGGCCGVPAVSAPLVGGAAEGEEDEEAGMSEERRAVKQLVQQSLQSNMRRIVRRANLPQDFAPSDHLKSLTASSTSKSWPFQSRNKRREEGMPREKLGLEKPSRAFVIVSR
- the LOC105050717 gene encoding U-box domain-containing protein 4 isoform X2, with the translated sequence MAKCERGDAGSLAAAGGFRLWAVFSAAVSRRKLLEAMICGVSTHRRKGGATFGSPKQRPRNRSERLAELLRAEVSVAGSDEVEAETRRRIVVFEELQRVVGRLQFGGGDNVGGDRRKEAAAEVRRLAKDDAEARKTLAMLGAIPPLVGMLDSPDIGFQISALYALLNLGIGNDSNKAAVVKFGAVHKMLSLIESGSSPSVSEAIVANFLGLSALDSNKPIIGSSGAIPFLVRAFKNPSANAGGGGSSQARHDALRALFNLSIATANTPYLIDADIIPCLLAAVSDMEVSERVLSVISNLVAAPEGRRAVSQSRDAFPMLVDVLNWSDAPGCQEKAAYVLMVMAHKAYGDWAAMIEAGIMSSLLELTLLGSPLAQKRASRILEILRVDKGKQVSEGFGEGGGGGCCGVPAVSAPLVGGAAEGEEDEEAGMSEERRAVKQLVQQSLQSNMRRIVRRANLPQDFAPSDHLKSLTASSTSKSWPFQSRNKRPPSQNYHGSFTLEYICYCYK